A single genomic interval of Arachis duranensis cultivar V14167 chromosome 7, aradu.V14167.gnm2.J7QH, whole genome shotgun sequence harbors:
- the LOC107496107 gene encoding F-box protein SNE yields MKQEKRQRFFINDNIDILREILKRLDGASLGVAACVCRLWCSLARNDDSLWEHLCFRHVSGPPAASVKSVVLALGGYKRLYMVCVRPVLSRLGAESESDRRRVRWRREEVPVAVVVQLSLSLFCIDSYERLHGNNNAAGGIIPSDASASSLMFLCNPINV; encoded by the coding sequence ATGAAGCAAGAGAAACGGCAGCGGTTCTTCATAAACGACAACATCGACATTCTAAGGGAAATACTTAAACGACTGGACGGAGCGTCGCTGGGAGTGGCGGCCTGCGTGTGCCGTCTATGGTGCAGCCTCGCCAGAAACGACGACTCCTTATGGGAGCACCTCTGCTTCCGCCACGTGTCAGGTCCGCCAGCAGCGTCGGTGAAATCGGTAGTGTTGGCGCTCGGAGGCTACAAGAGGCTATACATGGTGTGCGTGAGGCCTGTACTGAGTCGACTCGGTGCTGAGTCTGAGTCGGATCGGAGGCGAGTTAGGTGGAGGCGGGAGGAGGTTCCCGTGGCTGTGGTGGTTCAGCTCTCGCTCTCGCTGTTCTGCATTGACAGTTATGAGAGGCTTCACGGTAACAACAACGCTGCAGGAGGAATCATCcccagcgacgcgtccgcatcgtcCCTCATGTTCCTCTGTAACCCCATCAACGTCTGA